A region from the Lutra lutra chromosome 1, mLutLut1.2, whole genome shotgun sequence genome encodes:
- the LOC125084648 gene encoding neural Wiskott-Aldrich syndrome protein-like isoform X2, producing MAFPARAVPDRLLDPPAPPYPSPAQGAGGPLPPRRPGSIQTVLPSPAPRSPRGPRSLPRAAGAVAFPAPPPPLRAGPGAEWASRLSSRNKEAAAAAAAERGPFLLC from the coding sequence ATGGCCTTCCCCGCGCGCGCGGTGCCGGACAGGCTTCTTGACCCTCCGGCGCCGCCGTACCCCAGCCCCGCTCAGGGCGCCGGCGGCCCCCTCCCCCCTCGGCGCCCCGGCTCCATTCAAACCGTCCTCCCAAGCCCCGCGCCGCGCTCCCCCCGCGGCCCGCGCTCCTTACCGAGAGCCGCCGGCGCCGTCGCCTTCCCggcgccgcccccgcccctccgcgCGGGGCCGGGGGCAGAGTGGGCGTCTCGCCTCTCCTCACGAAACAAAgaagccgccgccgccgccgccgccgagcgAGG
- the LOC125084648 gene encoding translation initiation factor IF-2-like isoform X1 has protein sequence MAFPARAVPDRLLDPPAPPYPSPAQGAGGPLPPRRPGSIQTVLPSPAPRSPRGPRSLPRAAGAVAFPAPPPPLRAGPGAEWASRLSSRNKEAAAAAAAERGHPHPTLQHD, from the coding sequence ATGGCCTTCCCCGCGCGCGCGGTGCCGGACAGGCTTCTTGACCCTCCGGCGCCGCCGTACCCCAGCCCCGCTCAGGGCGCCGGCGGCCCCCTCCCCCCTCGGCGCCCCGGCTCCATTCAAACCGTCCTCCCAAGCCCCGCGCCGCGCTCCCCCCGCGGCCCGCGCTCCTTACCGAGAGCCGCCGGCGCCGTCGCCTTCCCggcgccgcccccgcccctccgcgCGGGGCCGGGGGCAGAGTGGGCGTCTCGCCTCTCCTCACGAAACAAAgaagccgccgccgccgccgccgccgagcgAGG